AGCGACACCTGCCTCCTCGATCGATTCGCGTACGGCGGCGATCCGTCCGGGGCCGTCCTCGTCATCGAGACCCAGCTCTGCCGCCAGCGCCTGGTCACCGGAATCGATGCGTCCGCCGGGGAACACCATCGCTCCACCGGCAAAGGCCATCGTTGCCGAACGCTCGACCATCAAAAGGTCGGGCGGCGCACCCGCACGGTCGCGAAAGATCACGACCGTCGCGGCAGGGATCGGGGTGGGGTCGGCGGTCATGTGTCGCAGCGAACGCGCAAGACCGCCGATCGCTTCACGCGCGGCGCAAGCGTACGATAGCGGCGTCGAGCGCGGAGAGAAAACGCGAGCGATCCTCCTTCGAAAACGGCTTCGGCCCGCCGATCGGGTCGCCCATCGCGCCGGCACGCAGATCCGCCATGATCGCTCGCGTCGCGACCGCCGCGCCGATCGAGCTGGCGGTAAACGGCTTGCCGTTGGGCGCGATCACGGTCGCGCCCGCCTTGATGCAGCGATCGGCGAGAAGGATGTCGGCGGTGACGACGATCGCCTGGCCGTCGCTGTTCTCGGCAATCCAGTCGTCGGCCGCGTCGAAGCCGTCCGACACGGTGACCTGCTTGACCAGAGGATGATCGGGCACCCGCATGCGGCTGTTGCTGACGATCGCGACGGGGACGTCGGTGCGCCACGCGACGCGGTAGATTTCTTCCTTCACCGGACAGGCGTCGGCGTCGACGAGAATGCGGAGCATGGGAGGGCGATAGGGGATTTGGGGCCGCTGTGAAACCGCCCCA
The nucleotide sequence above comes from Roseomonas aeriglobus. Encoded proteins:
- a CDS encoding YaiI/YqxD family protein, translating into MLRILVDADACPVKEEIYRVAWRTDVPVAIVSNSRMRVPDHPLVKQVTVSDGFDAADDWIAENSDGQAIVVTADILLADRCIKAGATVIAPNGKPFTASSIGAAVATRAIMADLRAGAMGDPIGGPKPFSKEDRSRFLSALDAAIVRLRRA